A genomic region of Desulfosarcina ovata subsp. ovata contains the following coding sequences:
- a CDS encoding site-specific integrase, translated as MQKKPLEELLQDLEQELLRLGYTEGSMKFYRNRWKKIIQFAEGRDEIFYSEQLGIDYVEHHYQILEKDFDKTLSQKDTQELRIIRMIGDFQLHHTVLRRYYKHRKLLTDSYYIGVIKDFKRYCEHKDYSKVTVNHYVKQSERFMDYLVSQGIRDCHDVELPVINGYIRTLAGYTYKTVEQNICSIRSFLRYLQEQNILQTDLASKTPMIQARKQTRIPSVWTKEELDALIGAIDRGNPKGKRDYAIILLACVLGLRVTDIKNLTFGCFDWGTKKLTFIQSKTRETVTLPIPSEVGWAVIDYLKYGRPKVDLPVLFVRHVAPFLPFSENDHLYQIIRDYMRIAHLPTLKKHRGMHSLRHTAASRMLEHDTPLAVISDILGHTDTDATAVYLKVGINKLKECCLHTPEVGS; from the coding sequence ATGCAAAAGAAACCATTGGAAGAGCTTTTACAGGATTTGGAGCAGGAGCTACTTCGGCTCGGTTACACCGAAGGCTCCATGAAGTTTTACCGCAACCGTTGGAAGAAAATTATTCAGTTCGCTGAAGGGCGGGATGAGATTTTCTATTCCGAGCAACTTGGAATCGACTATGTCGAACACCACTACCAGATCCTTGAAAAGGATTTTGATAAAACCCTATCCCAGAAGGATACGCAAGAACTCCGCATCATCCGTATGATTGGAGACTTCCAACTCCACCACACTGTTCTTAGACGGTACTATAAACATAGGAAACTGCTTACAGATTCCTATTACATAGGTGTCATCAAGGATTTTAAAAGATACTGTGAGCACAAGGATTATTCCAAAGTAACCGTAAATCATTACGTGAAGCAATCGGAGCGTTTCATGGATTATCTTGTTTCCCAGGGAATCCGTGATTGTCACGATGTCGAGCTTCCTGTTATCAACGGGTATATACGAACACTGGCCGGTTACACCTATAAGACTGTGGAACAAAACATCTGCTCCATACGTTCTTTTTTAAGGTATTTGCAGGAACAGAACATCCTACAAACGGATCTGGCTTCTAAAACACCAATGATTCAGGCTCGTAAACAGACACGCATCCCATCCGTTTGGACGAAAGAAGAGTTGGATGCACTGATAGGCGCCATTGATCGAGGAAATCCAAAGGGAAAACGGGACTATGCCATTATCCTCCTTGCCTGCGTGTTGGGTCTTAGAGTCACTGATATCAAAAACCTCACTTTTGGTTGTTTCGACTGGGGAACGAAGAAACTGACATTTATCCAATCAAAAACAAGGGAAACAGTAACCCTGCCGATTCCTTCCGAAGTTGGATGGGCTGTCATTGATTATCTGAAATACGGCAGGCCAAAAGTGGATTTGCCTGTTCTTTTTGTAAGGCACGTGGCGCCATTTCTTCCCTTTTCGGAAAATGATCATCTGTATCAGATAATCCGTGATTATATGCGGATTGCACATCTGCCTACTTTGAAGAAGCACCGTGGTATGCACTCTCTTCGTCATACGGCAGCTTCAAGAATGCTTGAGCATGACACACCGCTTGCTGTCATCTCGGATATTCTGGGTCATACGGACACGGACGCTACAGCAGTCTATTTGAAGGTGGGCATCAATAAGCTTAAAGAATGCTGTCTGCATACTCCGGAGGTGGGCTCATGA
- a CDS encoding group II intron maturase-specific domain-containing protein, producing MSPLLANLLLDKLDRELERRGHRFVRYADDCNIYVRSKRAGTRVLRSISRFLNCHLKLSVNEAKSAVDRPWKRQFLGFTLSSRQNRRISLKAIKRFKDRIREITCRTRGRRIEVIVKELRRFMLGRHAYFNFTEVRHVLRELDAWIKRRLRCYLWKQWGRRGYWELRKRGVSRDLAWNTSKSAHGPWRLSRSPGLAFALPAKYFARLGLPRLFVKPT from the coding sequence TTGTCTCCGTTGCTGGCTAACCTTCTGCTTGATAAGCTGGATCGTGAACTTGAGCGACGAGGTCACCGGTTTGTGCGTTATGCGGATGACTGTAACATCTATGTCAGAAGTAAACGGGCCGGAACGAGGGTTTTGCGAAGTATCAGCCGATTTTTGAATTGTCACTTAAAGCTCTCAGTTAATGAGGCAAAAAGTGCGGTTGATCGGCCATGGAAACGTCAGTTTCTAGGGTTTACTCTCAGCTCTCGCCAGAACAGACGCATTAGCTTGAAGGCGATCAAACGTTTCAAGGATAGGATTAGAGAAATCACCTGTCGAACACGTGGTAGACGTATCGAAGTAATTGTGAAGGAGCTTCGCCGGTTTATGTTAGGCCGGCATGCGTACTTTAATTTCACAGAGGTGCGGCACGTTCTAAGAGAACTGGACGCCTGGATTAAAAGACGTCTTCGGTGTTACCTCTGGAAGCAATGGGGTCGCCGTGGCTATTGGGAGTTGAGAAAGCGTGGAGTGAGTAGAGATCTTGCTTGGAATACGTCGAAATCGGCGCATGGTCCATGGAGGCTGAGCCGCAGTCCGGGTTTAGCTTTTGCATTACCGGCAAAGTATTTCGCACGTCTAGGATTGCCAAGACTGTTTGTAAAACCGACTTAA
- a CDS encoding type II toxin-antitoxin system HicA family toxin produces MDSKKIIKAIKKKGWVHIRTTGGHWHFHHPEQAGIVTVPHPKKDIPIGTLKSIEKQANMEFKQEVRNV; encoded by the coding sequence ATGGATAGCAAAAAAATCATAAAGGCAATAAAAAAGAAAGGCTGGGTGCATATCCGTACAACTGGAGGTCATTGGCATTTCCATCATCCTGAGCAAGCAGGAATTGTCACTGTGCCCCACCCCAAAAAAGATATTCCTATCGGCACCCTAAAAAGTATTGAGAAACAAGCCAATATGGAATTTAAGCAGGAGGTTCGTAATGTCTAA
- a CDS encoding type II toxin-antitoxin system HicB family antitoxin: MSNYIAVVHKNSSSDYGVSFPDFPGCITGDKSIDTVKDLSSEALSGHIQTMREFGEKIPNPTKLDDIVADQDYSDAIAFFVVSAPEVKSKTVRVNITLPENILHQIDVTAKKRGMSRSSFLTHAAQNVMHS; this comes from the coding sequence ATGTCTAATTATATCGCGGTAGTGCATAAAAATTCTTCAAGTGATTATGGGGTATCATTTCCTGATTTTCCTGGTTGTATAACAGGAGATAAATCTATTGATACAGTGAAAGACCTTTCAAGTGAAGCATTATCTGGCCATATTCAGACCATGAGAGAGTTCGGAGAAAAAATCCCTAATCCAACAAAGTTAGATGACATTGTTGCAGATCAAGATTATTCGGATGCAATTGCTTTTTTTGTTGTATCTGCCCCAGAAGTAAAATCAAAAACTGTTCGAGTGAATATCACATTACCGGAAAATATATTGCATCAAATAGATGTAACTGCAAAAAAAAGAGGTATGTCACGGTCATCATTTTTAACTCATGCTGCTCAAAATGTGATGCATTCATAA
- a CDS encoding transposase gives MLILHDILEKLKNEFAQSSKGQERGIWFVYTIVAIIVPFASSRTSNILRCLKTVFGFSGISRKKFYTFMASPRIPWQRLWPTLWKLIPLPTTGGRLMLALDDSINAKTGKKIFACDKVFDHAAKQNQSRYPWAQNIVAVGLLKMIKGRWACLPLSYRFYLLKKTIERMNRDSNGPEVTFKSKLAMAVDMIGEIAAVFPRKRIVIITDSWFGNGGLWKPLKKQLGIWVDMISRLRSNSTIFELPPPPTGRQGRPRKYGRKLGNAAALAVRFKSLAKEYIVNLYGRNRNIVAYERVVMLKTIRCAVKVVWVYRKTQWVALYSTDLSLSAEQIIEYYGARWKIEALFKELKNDIGSADTQSRHPQAVSNHLHFCMLATTVAWIYASRVEKTPSRRHAVGGRRHFAFSDVRRSVTKAAMDKDFGRLFPVPRKSVFNSLVDVLLRMAA, from the coding sequence ATGCTTATCCTACACGACATCCTTGAAAAACTCAAAAACGAATTTGCTCAGTCCAGTAAAGGTCAGGAACGGGGAATATGGTTCGTATACACGATCGTGGCGATCATTGTTCCTTTCGCCTCATCGAGGACCTCAAACATTCTACGGTGCTTGAAGACGGTGTTCGGCTTTTCCGGGATCAGTCGTAAAAAGTTCTATACCTTCATGGCATCCCCACGGATTCCATGGCAACGGTTATGGCCCACGCTGTGGAAATTGATTCCGCTGCCAACGACCGGTGGGCGGTTAATGCTGGCTCTGGATGACAGTATCAACGCCAAGACAGGCAAGAAGATTTTCGCCTGCGACAAGGTTTTCGATCATGCTGCCAAGCAAAACCAGTCCAGGTATCCGTGGGCCCAGAACATCGTTGCTGTGGGGTTGTTGAAGATGATCAAGGGACGTTGGGCCTGTCTGCCGCTGAGTTATCGTTTCTACCTCCTGAAGAAAACCATCGAACGAATGAACCGTGACAGCAATGGACCGGAAGTGACATTCAAGAGCAAGCTTGCCATGGCGGTCGACATGATCGGTGAGATTGCCGCGGTGTTTCCCAGAAAACGGATTGTCATCATCACCGACTCATGGTTCGGCAATGGCGGCCTGTGGAAGCCATTGAAAAAACAGTTGGGCATATGGGTGGATATGATTTCCAGGCTTCGATCCAACAGCACAATATTTGAACTGCCGCCACCTCCGACCGGACGACAAGGCCGCCCGCGTAAATATGGCCGCAAGCTGGGGAATGCGGCAGCGTTGGCCGTTCGATTCAAATCGCTGGCAAAAGAATACATCGTCAACCTGTATGGCCGCAACCGGAACATCGTAGCCTATGAACGCGTGGTGATGCTCAAGACCATCCGATGTGCGGTCAAGGTGGTCTGGGTCTATCGTAAGACACAGTGGGTGGCACTTTATTCCACCGACCTGTCCCTTTCGGCTGAGCAGATTATCGAATACTATGGGGCCCGCTGGAAGATCGAAGCCTTATTCAAGGAATTGAAAAACGACATCGGCAGCGCTGACACGCAAAGCCGTCATCCGCAGGCCGTCAGCAACCATCTGCACTTTTGCATGCTGGCGACCACCGTCGCCTGGATTTACGCCAGCCGGGTCGAGAAAACGCCATCTCGCCGGCATGCCGTCGGCGGCCGCCGTCATTTTGCCTTTTCGGATGTCCGCCGATCCGTTACAAAGGCCGCGATGGACAAGGATTTTGGTAGGCTCTTCCCGGTGCCACGCAAATCCGTCTTTAATTCTCTCGTGGACGTACTGCTGCGCATGGCGGCTTGA